In the genome of Rhopalosiphum padi isolate XX-2018 chromosome 1, ASM2088224v1, whole genome shotgun sequence, the window TGCATACTTCTCAATACTCTTTCTCACAaacataaaagtaaaacaaattctACAGAATCCAATTTGGAGCGTATACTTTTGCTAACATTTCTTTCATCACCATTTGTTGTTGTAAGAGTAATTTTTGTTAATGTGATCAATACGTCATTAAATCTTTCTTTTAATGCAAATATAGCTTGGTGTCGAGCTTCCCAACGTGTTGCGCATACTTTTTTGAGAACAGTTTTATGAACTTTTAAGGTATTTTCTTCTCCCAACGCTAATAAAGCCCATCTAGGAGCTGaactactaaaaaaattgaaaactgcttgtacagtaataaaaaaacgCCGAACTGTGTCTGAACTTTTAGCAGAGTCACAAATTACTAAGTTCAAGTTGTGAGCACAACAATGAACAAAGTGAGCATTTGGTACTATGTCTTGAATACGTTTTTGAACACCACTATAAATACCACTCATCACTGCAGCACCATCATACCCTTGACCTCGACATTTAGAAATATCTAAGCCCAACTGAGAGAGGACATTTATTATGAGATTTGTGTAGTCTTTGGCACCATGATGATCAATTGCATAAAATCCAAGAAACGACTCTTTTATACAAACAGTATgcttaatataatcaatagtaaCATAACGAATTATAATACTGACTTGGTCTAACTTTGTAATATCTTGAGTTGAGTCaacaattatagaaaaaaaagtagAGATTTTTATTTCATCACAAATGATTTTCCTTAAATTACatgataaaatttcaattaactCATTCTGAATAGCTGGacttagatatttaatttgacCATCTTTTTTATCAAGGACTGTTCTTAAAAGTGGATCAAATTCTGCAAATAGTTTTACTGTTCTAAGAAAATTTCCCTCACAAAATTGCTTGGTTTCATTACCACGGAGTGCCAAATTACCAGCAGTaagacttaaaattattttaattattcttccCAAAACATCTCTCCAGTATTTAGCttcattagaaatttgaacttccAACTCTTTATCAATAGTACAGTTATTTGTCCATACAAGTCTAAGTTGCATTGCATCTAAATGAGGACCTGATATTTCatgagaaattattttttgggaCAAATGCTGCCAATCATCAATGCCTTCAACCCATTCTGACTTAAAATTTCGATGATTGTAATCTACAAAAAGCCAGCACGTTTCACAGTATACTTTATCTAATTTCACAGAGTAACAGAGCCAAAGACGGGGAATTAGAACACCAGTTTTAGTTTTCATATTGTAATAATCGACtgaaaattttctattattgccATGTATAATTCTGTAGGGAAACTGTATTAACGGTCTACAAGGCCCATAAGTCAAAATGGTTCGTTTAAGTTTACTGTCTATTATAGGTCCTTTAAAATGTCCTCTATCAGTCGGATAATCTAACTtcaaatttaattctaaatgtaaaaaaataaaataaaaatagttaggtacctactttatattttgcaaataataaattatttaatgtacttgACTTTTAAAAACATCAGGTTTTTTAAGTtaagtatctattttattttaataaataaaaatgtttgacatAACTAACCCTGAGTACTAGTTGATTGAACTTCTAACGTACATGATTCAGTAGATTTACCAGCAATAGTTCTGTCTTGGTCTTCTTCAACTTCAATGTTAACATCTgagtaaaatattagaaaatatttatgaatgtactatatgttatatcatttataatatgtataacatattttaatgtaatacaattaaactaatacttatactaaatacataaattattactaatataactaaaactGTCAATTGTCTACtatgaaaattaaagtatttctaaatatttttgaggAAACAATTTACCATTAACATGTCGATTGCAttcaaaataattcttaatttttgcATTTGTTTTCAAAAGATGTTGTGTTTGTTGAAGTTTCTTTTTTCTCTTAGCTGCACCACTGGGAACTTTTggattattcataataaaatatttataatagaaataattaggTAACTATGAGCTTTAAATTAtgtagattataattatatgaaagtaTATTACACAGTACACAATAacttattttacactttttaaagtaaaaaactaaaaaaggaaATAACAGTTAACCTacctacataaaacataatattagctaataagtaatagctAAATATAATTAAGAGGACGTGTCACCCAAAGCGAAACGTATACAACGTCCAAGAGAATGCGCTGTTAGGTGTTTTCGCGATCCGCAAGCGCGCGGCGTTAAGCCACGCCCACTATTCGCAGTCGACGGCTGCTCGTTCGGGAGCGtcgcttattattatatgaacgttCTTCTGAATACTTATATGTCGCGATGTACTATTTTCTTGATAACCGCGCGCCGCGTACCCaccttctattttttaaattaagttactgCTAGCATTTGtatatacactaaaatataGATCGTAAAAACTGTAATACAATATAGCTTGATTCGTATTTATACCTTTATTACttctaattcaaataaaataaaataaaataataataatcaatatagtaaataaaaataacacaattgaattaatattaaattttcgtgTTTCGTCTATCTCGTTaatctgttattttttaatatattctatttataatacacattgtaGTAAATTTACTAATTGACTAATGGtagacaattaatataaaaaacaaatgtaaataataataatttctagaaAAACATATATTGTTTGTGTGGATGTATTATTTctccatttaaaataattacacctaaaaatataatttgttatatatatgaactatatattttttttatcttgtaaatttttcatgttttgtattatatgtgGAGGCTCAATAATGTCActttttaataatcttttacTATATTGAGGGTCTATAATTTCTCTGAGTAAGCACTCTTCGTAAAatctacaaataaaattgaatgaatattatatacgattcaatgtaaaattaagtacctatgtcCTATGTGTACTGCAATACTTACAATTTGAGATGCGCTTCCATTTTTGAAGCCCAAAATACATCGTCATACCTTATAACTTCAAGATGAGTCCATTTtgatgtgtaaataaaaaaaatacatttttggcgACCAGTGATATGTAATTGCCcttgtatttgataaaaataatggctTTCTTCTTTTAAAgtgtatatattgtttacaacTTTCATATAAGGTagctaaatcaataatataacattttaaaattatatatctatgagtatattatataatacacaacaaCATGTTAAATACTACCTTTTTATCAAAAACCGCTTTTTCTAAACTTTCGTAATTTTTAACAGCATAAGGACATTTAATTTCACAAATCGCATCCTCTCCGATTAGCCCATCTAAAATCAAagtttttgttgaatttatttatttttattaaatatagtatgaataaataatgacaatcaataatcaaaaaaaatataaaaattgttacccGGAGTCGCTGCTAGGTAAGGAACCATTCTGTCGACAAACAATCCACATTTTGctattggttttttaataatttctgtgAGGGATTTTATGGCTATCTGTTCAGTTATTTTACCATATTCGGTTGCGTTGGTAATCACatttccataaattatattatgtaccattaTTTTACATGATGTATGAGGTCGcatcttacatattttttcaaaattggagGCTGTCAAACGTTTTCGTCTTTCTTCAAACCACTTTTGGTTATTAGCTTGATTCCTAGTTTCAATTTCAAGTTCTGGTAAATTATTCCTGAAAGCTGGTTGTCTTGCTCAAACGACTCAGGGCGTTATAATAACAGAACAAATATTAGAATCGTCATTTGTAACACAACCTTTAGAGTTAAGCCTTTTAAATGATTCGTGCTGTAATATTGCAGTTAATCGACTATATCCGAAACCCATTCATTtggatgaaattaaaaatttaaaatttgataaagagTCTTTCGATAAAATAAACGCAAAATTAGATcaacaagaaaaattattaaattcacttACATTAGAAAAAACCTATGaatttgtatatacaaataaatatttgattacgaTAAtagctgttatattattatacttaagtataaaattttgtataaaaaaaaaaaaatcagctttagaaaatataaatttaggttATTATCCTAAGCCCATggttcaaacataataatacactttaataatttaaaataaaattatatttcatgtaaatttaaatttattcacacTATGTAGGcaagtatagttatttatattttttaagaatacatattatattctatatatattttatttttaagtgtatatctgtatatttgttaaatataagttttagaaatttaaatcatgatttttgtgaattaataattagtcaatatattataattttttaatacgtctgttatttatacgattaataattatgtaattatatatttgtataataatattcaaatgattataatttaa includes:
- the LOC132925946 gene encoding zinc finger MYM-type protein 1-like, which codes for LELNLKLDYPTDRGHFKGPIIDSKLKRTILTYGPCRPLIQFPYRIIHGNNRKFSVDYYNMKTKTGVLIPRLWLCYSVKLDKVYCETCWLFVDYNHRNFKSEWVEGIDDWQHLSQKIISHEISGPHLDAMQLRLVWTNNCTIDKELEVQISNEAKYWRDVLGRIIKIILSLTAGNLALRGNETKQFCEGNFLRTVKLFAEFDPLLRTVLDKKDGQIKYLSPAIQNELIEILSCNLRKIICDEIKISTFFSIIVDSTQDITKLDQVSIIIRYVTIDYIKHTVCIKESFLGFYAIDHHGAKDYTNLIINVLSQLGLDISKCRGQGYDGAAVMSGIYSGVQKRIQDIVPNAHFVHCCAHNLNLVICDSAKSSDTVRRFFITVQAVFNFFSSSAPRWALLALGEENTLKVHKTVLKKVCATRWEARHQAIFALKERFNDVLITLTKITLTTTNGDERNVSKSIRSKLDSVEFVLLLCL